From Mytilus galloprovincialis chromosome 9, xbMytGall1.hap1.1, whole genome shotgun sequence, the proteins below share one genomic window:
- the LOC143046073 gene encoding histamine H2 receptor-like, which produces MNNTTVNTDFSDSHYKHVVFILDALLMLPTIFGNSLILYCVLTYPNLKRKIYGLIANLALADLLIGSILFPYEMTAILIPSLDRRKYLCIFKHSLFTILIGASEMNLFMISMDRYFSVLHPLKYHTSFTTGRLKRYCAIGWSITIILGILPFFGWNTWELNTPCTTKFVHSPGHTTLVLTFYILLIIIAIALYILVAKKVFKHLQSEGCVKSDDVNYLRSTSKFTKNIVKTKIMIVVLGVFALCWSPYCVLVILQTYFIAPNDNLERVEKYLLLLGQANCGLNWIIYGIKNKTMRNAFRRTLCHRFPGQLSMSRSYESNTSTNALSIQESSHI; this is translated from the coding sequence ATGAACAACACCACGGTAAATACGGATTTCTCGGACAGTCATTACAAACATGTTGTATTTATTCTCGACGCTCTTCTCATGCTTCCGACCATATTTGGAAACAGCTTAATTCTATACTGTGTTTTGACATATCCGAACCTGAAAAGAAAGATTTATGGCTTAATAGCAAATTTAGCTTTAGCAGATTTACTGATTGGATCAATTTTATTTCCATATGAAATGACAGCCATATTAATTCCAAGCTTAGATCGTCGAAAGTATTTGTGCATTTTCAAACATTCGCTTTTTACAATCTTAATCGGGGCGTCTGAGATGAACCTCTTTATGATATCAATGGATAGATACTTCTCAGTTTTACACCCTCTGAAATACCATACTTCCTTTACAACCGGAAGACTTAAGCGATACTGTGCCATTGGTTGGTCAATAACAATTATTTTAGGAATATTGCCGTTTTTCGGTTGGAACACTTGGGAATTGAACACACCTTGCACGACAAAGTTTGTCCATTCTCCTGGTCATACCACCTTGGTTCTAACTTTTTACATACTACTTATAATAATTGCTATTGCATTGTATATATTAGTTGCAAAAAAAGTGTTCAAGCATTTACAATCAGAGGGTTGTGTCAAATCTGATGATGTTAATTATTTGAGATCAACATCTAAGTTTACCAAAAACATTGTGAAGACCAAGATTATGATCGTGGTTCTTGGAGTGTTTGCATTGTGTTGGAGCCCGTATTGTGTCTTAGTGATTTTACAAACATATTTCATAGCTCCTAATGATAACTTAGAAAGAGTAGAGAAATATTTATTGCTTCTCGGCCAAGCGAACTGTGGATTAAATTGGATTATTTACGGAATTAAGAATAAAACAATGAGAAACGCGTTCAGACGTACGCTTTGTCATCGCTTTCCTGGACAATTGTCTATGAGTAGAAGTTATGAATCTAATACGTCCACCAATGCATTATCAATTCAGGAATCGTCTCACATATAA